The Doryrhamphus excisus isolate RoL2022-K1 chromosome 1, RoL_Dexc_1.0, whole genome shotgun sequence genome includes a window with the following:
- the LOC131132303 gene encoding oxygen-regulated protein 1, translating into MSNTPTQEKTLQGIPSASVHTLPQSVQPTSDPSVPKRLCFYKSGDHTFSGHRMVINTRTFKTFDALLDALSKKVPLPFGVRTITTPRGTHLVKGLDDFQDGGSYLCSDRRRVKPLNLKEVNRRQVPWNTPRAFSGGRPRRQQRLQFGFFGRGDETNNRPARTTERVAVRTPKRLVVIKNKDPTIRRTIVLQKRTAPTFDALLDYLSQILQFPVLKLYSVDGRRIRGLAALILCSGFIVAAGNESFRLGNHSFHRTSQMVQAMFMEATSTLQPQTYNNKSLSTERGSRNFSLSSEKYIINQINRSRNGSDNSHEHHRTASPQFSTTCLEANEHHACILPHDDDIEKSFRVNQDGSMTVEMKVRLTIKEEEMLHWTTTVSRSSFRRRTVHASVTESGNISPDLNIYVAKEPSNVHEDDGKEENQPSTNGGVVCFNDSEKSRTSRTFFRRTPTPGPCTVKKQASVDSVKMLTESNVQERTLGHYSYTETTTGEHKTEEYCKVRHSVNSTQPVPKPRKTRDNISSVKCTEVAEVLKIENNGIEVKETVMHVYESQGCYNNYLVNDTCDSEPDEPLHGSSAVPPSNLSTASGPPSSNDIDFSWQRPTADSLQRQTEEMLSLSSEPLAKSLSSVSKNETKTEKIPTTQLQKNTDTKKSSQSSLSGKKHNTGPNTTQGKLSKKGKKEENGGKKSSSESAKSGLNRKVDFANKHEKESDSLVRTSTKDNGHNVNTPSVRPVMKKNVSDLLKLQKSLSSKKKTKSTNGNRISFSDLNQRVSKVPPNPTPSEIHKYVENWLEEVTPDPVTYIETVSTQDTEQQTTVLFQLGCDSETEEKNETQTDPEDYCLSHCDDITKLSSCLSVPNYRDGPTIEPKLLGDSVLSATVEPVHQERNNTGSNQSARSTDPADNDDPASRREEEKIKTVLQELCSTNKSISPLELSSNVALLFGSSCKAFLSFLSVTALRDNLHDDDATEVMLIVKSLQEISVIEDQNEQLARLTDLHSGASPQLMKCWTDFQTWREKMESESLVAKFPEAPHAVGDRIDVLGVNELMKEMNMPYNLRAEISSGILQGIILPLEQQRTELNHSGAEKFLQDCQPESKQWFDKACNDGDAGEMAPHLGPQSEDQIVKEGHNSEESEVLRVETDEFSVDEKNAVATNRDEVYMEQGEKVMVEDKKAHNGGEPKLKETEEDTEEEAVREDENGQNESEADTDQEEESGDPEDGTTDEEAGERRVETDESRGELENEGQDMVAEDEDNRVEKNDEGIVMVEDVNDKMEREENMEDSEDTDVIREDTNKMRTCGPLTGDKDEGGKPTELERTNNDDGANDFYDGRCEEPNKEQEVYDKTICKSPQTKSSEEDRPESMEIEHSKESPLKYLSEEHHEEDTTTENEAGPQNQRRSNSLSHPVEISQELLDFVNSALQSSSLIFTYDDRGNIRIESDRVQIPETKQSQVLQNQSDCTYGSKRLPSPMTSDLSDYRPESLESGGYQSQDSVDIISENSEEENPKQNLKLSGPKKKWSLSSSDSLTKASMEVLSYCSKASSLKADKGLETEEKPNRHPDDGVLIDRGRWLLKENHLIRNSPPVSEGMYADLGSSSSHDSSNEDSLTHLVNQHSPFTAISSSELEELAKPQPPKCSYFTMPHGSDSDPFSEDATNKDGGSTKGKNFRVSPTVDTSKTWANRNGSVSSFASVEFRVPGRKVHPEVGASASSSTGAEARVTSGGRGAVLQSQDSSDAMHLRCGQYCPIL; encoded by the exons ATGAGCAACACACCCACTCAGGAGAAGACCCTCCAGGGGATTCCCTCAGCCAGCGTGCACACGTTACCCCAATCAGTTCAGCCCACGTCGGACCCCTCAGTGCCTAAACGGTTGTGTTTCTACAAAAGCGGTGATCATACATTCAGTGGGCATCGCATGGTCATCAACACCCGCACCTTCAAAACCTTTGACGCTCTCCTGGACGCCCTTTCCAAAAAAGTGCCTCTGCCCTTCGGAGTTCGTACCATCACTACACCTCGAGGGACGCACCTTGTGAAAGGATTGGATGACTTCCAGGACGGGGGGTCCTATCTGTGTTCTGACCGGAGGCGGGTCAAGCCGCTCAACCTGAAGGAAGTGAATCGACGGCAGGTACCCTGGAACACCCCGAGAGCCTTCAGCGGTGGTCGACCGCGGCGGCAGCAGCGGCTTCAATTTGGCTTCTTCGGAAGAGGGGATGAAACCAACAACAGGCCAGCAAGAACGACGGAGCGGGTGGCTGTAAGAACGCCGAAGAGGCTGGTGGTCATCAAGAACAAGGATCCCACAATTAGACGTACGATTGTTCTGCAGAAACGAACGGCGCCGACTTTCGACGCTTTGCTGGACTACCTCTCCCAGATTTTGCAGTTTCCGGTGCTGAAATTATACTCTGTCGACGGCAGACGA ATTAGAGGTCTAGCGGCGCTAATCTTGTGCTCTGGATTCATTGTGGCGGCAGGAAATGAGTCATTCAGACTAGGAAACCACAGCTTTCATAGAACAAGCCAAATGGTTCAGGCCATGTTTATGGAAGCAACATCTACGCTACAGCCTCAAACTT ACAACAACAAATCACTCTCCACCGAACGAGGCTCCAGGAACTTCTCCTTATCATCTGAGAAATACATCATCAACCAGATAAACAGATCTCGAAATGGAAGCGATAACAGCCATGAGCATCACCGCACCGCCTCCCCCCAATTCAGCACTACATGCTTGGAGGCTAATGAGCACCACGCCTGCATCTTACCTCATGACGATGACATCGAGAAATCCTTCCGAGTGAATCAAGACGGCAGTATGACGGTGGAGATGAAAGTGCGGCTCACCATCAAGGAGGAGGAGATGCTGCACTGGACGACTACAGTCAGCCGTTCCAGCTTTAGGAGAAGGACAGTTCATGCTTCAGTGACCGAGTCAGGCAACATATCACCTGACTTAAACATCTACGTTGCCAAAGAGCCCTCAAACGTACACGAAGATGACGGCAAAGAGGAAAATCAGCCTTCCACAAACGGAGGAGTCGTCTGTTTTAATGACTCAGAGAAATCAAGAACTTCAAGAACATTTTTTCGACGGACTCCTACTCCAGGTCCTTGTACTGTGAAGAAGCAGGCGTCTGTTGACAGTGTGAAGATGCTAACCGAGTCTAACGTCCAAGAGAGGACCCTTGGCCATTATTCTTATACGGAGACGACAACTGGAGAGCACAAAACTGAAGAATACTGCAAGGTAAGACACAGCGTCAACAGCACCCAACCTGTCCCAAAGCCTCGAAAAACTAGGGACAACATCTCTTCCGTTAAATGTACAGAAGTCGCCGAGGTACTCAAGATCGAAAATAACGGGATAGAAGTTAAAGAGACTGTGATGCACGTTTACGAAAGTCAAGGTTGCTATAATAATTACCTTGTAAATGACACGTGTGATTCAGAACCCGATGAACCTTTGCACGGTTCCTCGGCGGTGCCACCAAGCAACCTGTCTACTGCCTCGGGGCCTCCGTCCAGCAATGACATTGACTTTAGCTGGCAGCGACCTACCGCCGACTCCCTGCAAAGACAGACCGAAGAAATGCTGTCGTTGTCATCAGAACCACTGGCAAAAAGTCTTTCTTCGGTGTCTAAGAATGAAACCAAAACCGAAAAGATCCCAACGACTCAGCTACAGAAaaacacagacacaaaaaaGTCCTCGCAGTCAAGTTTATctgggaaaaagcataacacTGGTCCAAATACCACACAAGGAAAACTCTCAAAGAAAGGTAAAAAAGAGGAAAACGGTGGGAAAAAGAGTTCGTCGGAAAGTGCTAAAAGTGGCTTAAACAGGAAAGTAGACTTCGCTAATAAACATGAAAAGGAATCAGACTCTTTAGTTAGAACCTCAACAAAGGACAATGGCCACAATGTCAATACCCCGTCTGTAAGACCTGTGATGAAGAAGAACGTCTCGGATCTTTTAAAGCTCCAAAAATCTCtgagttccaaaaaaaaaaccaaatccACGAATGGAAACAGGATATCATTTTCAGATTTAAACCAAAGGGTTTCCAAGGTTCCTCCCAACCCAACTCCATCAGAAATCCACAAATATGTTGAGAACTGGTTAGAGGAGGTAACTCCAGACCCAGTGACCTACATCGAAACGGTATCAACACAGGACACAGAACAACAGACAACGGTTTTATTTCAGCTCGGTTGTGATTCGGAAACGGAGGAAAAGAATGAAACCCAAACCGATCCCGAAGACTACTGTCTGTCGCattgtgatgacatcacaaagttGTCGTCTTGTCTATCGGTTCCTAATTACCGCGACGGACCAACAATTGAACCGAAACTGCTCGGTGATTCAGTACTAAGTGCCACAGTTGAACCTGTCCACCAGGAACGGAACAACACCGGATCAAATCAGTCAGCTCGGTCGACTGATCCAGCTGACAACGACGATCCGGCTTCCCGACGGGAAgaggaaaagataaaaacagTTTTGCAGGAACTTTGTTCGACTAACAAATCAATCAGTCCTCTTGAGTTGTCGTCCAACGTGGCTTTATTGTTTGGTTCTTCATGCAAAGCCTTTTTATCGTTTTTATCAGTGACAGCTCTGAGAGACAATCTACACGACGATGACGCCACTGAGGTCATGCTAATTGTAAAATCCCTGCAGGAAATCTCTGTCATCGAGGACCAGAACGAACAACTTGCAAGACTGACTGATTTGCACAGTGGAGCATCTCCGCAGTTAATGAAATGTTGGACAGATTTCCAAACGTGGAGGGAAAAGATGGAGTCTGAATCTCTTGTCGCCAAATTTCCAGAAGCACCACATGCAGTTGGAGATAGAATCGATGTTTTGGGAGTCAATGAGCTAATGAAGGAGATGAATATGCCGTACAACCTCAGAGCAGAGATTTCCTCAGGGATTCTTCAGGGAATTATTTTACCTCTTGAACAGCAGCGTACTGAATTAAACCACTCAGGTGCGGAGAAGTTTTTGCAGGACTGTCAACCTGAATCCAAGCAGTGGTTTGATAAAGCTTGCAATGACGGGGACGCTGGGGAGATGGCACCTCATCTTGGTCCTCAGTCTGAGGACCAAATAGTTAAGGAAGGTCACAACTCAGAAGAATCAGAAGTCTTGCGGGTAGAAACAGATGAGTTCTCAGTCGACGAGAAAAATGCGGTAGCGACAAATCGAGACGAAGTCTACATGGAGCAGGGTGAGAAGGTGATGGTTGAAGACAAGAAAGCTCACAATGGAGGGGAGCCTAAACTGAAAGAAACTGAAGAGGACACAGAAGAGGAAGCAGTGAGAGAAGATGAGAACGGACAAAACGAAAGTGAAGCAGACACAGATCAGGAAGAAGAATCAGGTGATCCAGAGGATGGAACAACAGATGAGGAAGCAGGAGAACGCCGTGTTGAGACAGACGAGAGTCGTGGTGAACTGGAGAACGAGGGGCAAGATATGGTGGCAGAAGATGAGGAcaatagagtggaaaaaaacgATGAAGGCATCGTGATGGTCGAAGATGTCAACGACAAGATGGAGCGTGAAGAAAACATGGAAGACTCGGAAGACACCGACGTCATTCGGGAGGACACCAACAAGATGCGGACTTGTGGACCTTTAACGGGCGACAAAGACGAAGGAGGAAAGCCTACAGAACTGGAGAGAACAAACAATGATGATGGAGCTAATGATTTCTACGATGGACGTTGTGAAGAACCTAACAAAGAACAAGAAGTCTATGATAAAACAATATGTAAAAGTCCACAGACGAAATCCAGTGAAGAAGACCGACCTGAAAGCATGGAAATCGAACACAGCAAGGAATCACCTCTGAAATATTTATCTGAAGAACATCATGAGGAGGACACAACCACTGAAAATGAAGCAGGACCGCAAAACCAGCGAAGAAGCAACAGCTTGAGTCACCCGGTGGAAATATCTCAAGAACTTCTGGACTTTGTAAACTCTGCACTACAGTCTTCCTCGCTCATATTTACGTACGACGATCGCGGAAACATTCGAATCGAGTCAGATCGTGTTCAAATCCCAGAAACAAAGCAAAGTCAAGTTCTCCAGAACCAAAGTGATTGTACCTACGGTTCAAAACGCCTTCCGAGTCCAATGACGTCTGATTTGTCTGACTACAGACCAGAAAGTTTGGAAAGTGGTGGATACCAAAGTCAGGACTCTGTAGATATCATTTCGGAGAACAGTGAGGAAGAGAATCCGAAGCAAAACCTGAAACTAtctggtccaaaaaaaaaatggagtttaTCTTCTAGTGACTCCCTCACCAAAGCCTCAATGGAGGTTCTTTCTTATTGCAGCAAAGCAAGCTCATTAAAGGCTGATAAAGGTCTGGAGACTGAGGAAAAACCGAACCGGCACCCCGATGACGGGGTTTTGATCGACCGAGGTCGATGGCTACTCAAGGAAAACCACCTCATAAGGAATTCTCCTCCGGTTTCTGAGGGTATGTATGCGGATTTGGGCAGCAGTTCGAGTCACGACTCCTCAAATGAAGACTCTTTGACTCACCTTGTAAACCAGCACAGTCCCTTCACGGCGATATCTTCATCAGAACTGGAGGAACTGGCCAAACCTCAACCTCCGAAGTGCAGCTACTTCACAATGCCCCACGGAAGTGATTCAGACCCTTTCTCGGAGGACGCCACGAACAAAGACGGCGGCAGCACGAAAGGGAAAAACTTCAGGGTTTCGCCGACTGTCGACACCTCCAAAACGTGGGCAAATAGAAACGGCAGCGTTTCTTCGTTTGCGTCGGTGGAGTTTCGAGTACCAGGTCGAAAAGTGCACCCCGAGGTTGGGGCGTCCGCCTCTTCCTCAACTGGGGCTGAAGCAAGAGTGACATCTGGTGGTAGGGGGGCAGTGCTGCAGTCACAAGACTCCTCGGATGCAATGCATTTGAGATGCGGACAGTACTGTCCAATTCTATGA
- the LOC131132311 gene encoding vimentin A2-like has translation MSSFRPAAPHSSYRKMFAAERAGVRPSYTSRQYSSPIRTTRVSYGLSSAPPSTIYAAKTQRLRSSAAMPRLTSEHLDFTLSDAINSEFITNRTNEKAQMQSLNDRFASYIEKVRFLEQQNKILLAELEQLRGKGTSRVGDLYEDEMRELRRQVDQLTNEKARVEVHRDNLADDIDRLRDKLQDEISQREEAEANMQSFRQDVDNAALNRLDLERKVESLQEEINFLKKLHDEEMLELHNQIHMQQHVQVDMADVAKPDLTAALRDVRLQYENLASKNIQESEEWYKSKFADLTEAAARNNDALRMAKQEANDYRRQVQALTCEVDALKGTNESLERQMREMEDNFSMETGGYQDTIARLEDDIHNMKDEMARHLREYQDLLNVKMALDIEIATYRKLLEGEESRISTPLPNFSSLNLRETMIDSKPHIETSTTKKVLIKTIETRDGQVINESTQNHDDME, from the exons ATGTCTTCTTTTAGACCAGCAGCGCCCCATTCCTCCTACAGGAAGATGTTCGCCGCGGAGAGAGCGGGCGTCAGACCCAGCTACACCAGCCGCCAGTACTCCAGTCCCATCCGCACCACCCGGGTGTCTTACGGGCTCTCCTCGGCTCCCCCCAGCACCATCTACGCCGCCAAGACCCAGCGTCTCCGGAGCAGCGCCGCCATGCCCAGGCTGACCTCCGAGCACCTGGACTTCACGCTGTCTGACGCGATTAACAGCGAGTTCATCACCAACCGCACCAACGAAAAGGCCCAGATGCAGTCCCTCAACGACCGCTTCGCCAGCTACATCGAGAAGGTTCGATTCCTGGAGCAGCAGAACAAGATCCTGCTGGCCGAGCTGGAGCAGCTACGCGGCAAGGGCACATCCAGAGTGGGGGACCTGTACGAGGACGAGATGCGGGAGCTTCGGCGCCAGGTGGATCAGTTGACCAACGAAAAGGCCCGAGTGGAGGTGCACCGGGACAACCTGGCCGACGACATCGATCGACTCAGAGACAA GTTACAGGATGAGATATCCCAGCGGGAGGAGGCGGAGGCAAACATGCAGAGCTTCCGACAG GATGTGGACAATGCTGCCCTCAACAGACTGGACCTGGAGAGGAAGGTGGAGTCTCTCCAGGAGGAAATCAACTTCCTGAAGAAGCTACATGATGAG GAAATGCTGGAACTGCACAACCAGATTCACATGCAGCAGCACGTTCAAGTGGACATGGCGGACGTGGCCAAGCCTGACCTGACAGCAGCTCTGAGGGACGTCCGTCTGCAGTACGAGAACCTGGCCTCCAAAAACATCCAAGAGTCTGAGGAATGGTACAAATCCAAG TTTGCTGACCTCACCGAAGCGGCTGCTCGCAATAATGATGCTTTGAGAATGGCCAAGCAGGAGGCGAATGACTACAGACGTCAAGTCCAGGCCCtcacctgtgaggtggatgcTCTCAAAGGAACT aATGAGTCCCTGGAGCGCCAGATGAGAGAGATGGAGGATAACTTCTCCATGGAGACCGGGGGCTATCAGGACACCATTGCCCGCCTGGAGGATGATATTCACAACATGAAGGATGAGATGGCCCGACACCTCCGCGAGTACCAGGACCTCCTCAATGTCAAGATGGCCCTGGATATTGAGATCGCCACCTATCGGAAGCTGCTGGAAGGGGAGGAGAGCAG AATCTCCACCCCTCTGCCAAACTTCTCATCTCTTAACCTGAGAG AAACCATGATTGATTCCAAACCTCACATCGAAACCTCGACGACCAAGAAGGTTCTCATCAAGACCATCGAGACCAGAGACGGTCAG gtgATCAACGAGTCAACCCAGAACCACGATGACATGGAGTAG